A single region of the Neodiprion pinetum isolate iyNeoPine1 chromosome 5, iyNeoPine1.2, whole genome shotgun sequence genome encodes:
- the LOC124219663 gene encoding DAZ-associated protein 2 isoform X2, with translation MTDKKVAGASPYGVFPNQPQLYATQGPPPPTYDQTLTHPMMYQPMYGQGYPGGYLAGYPAAYGPLQYYPPLATAAAYYPAAAMQPAPVRPTIMVPNGFEGARFDGISQQVLPPPPPGVAANAAQLAAMAGHSVALSQKKGSFLGGGTEGGYTFW, from the exons TTGCAGGAGCCTCGCCGTACGGGGTCTTCCCCAACCAGCCACAGCTCTACGCTACCCAGGGTCCGCCACCGCCAACGTATGATCAAACCCTCACTCATCCCATG ATGTACCAGCCTATGTATGGTCAAGGCTATCCGGGCGGTTATCTAGCTGGATATCCAGCAGCCTATGGACCACTTCAGTACTATCCTCCGCTAGCTACAGCTGCCGCCTATTATCCAGCAGCTGCGATGCAACCCGCCCCTGTTAGGCCAACGATAATGGTTCCT AACGGATTTGAGGGAGCAAGATTCGACGGAATCTCGCAACAAGTATtgccaccaccaccaccgggAGTAGCAGCGAATGCAGCGCAGTTAGCTGCCATGGCTGGTCACAGTGTCGCTTTATCGCAAAAGAAAGGTTCGTTCCTTGGAGGTGGAACAGAAGGTGGATATACGTTCTGGTAA
- the LOC124219663 gene encoding DAZ-associated protein 2 isoform X1 — MTDKKAYPVAPHPPTGFVPAPAQPATYGVAGASPYGVFPNQPQLYATQGPPPPTYDQTLTHPMMYQPMYGQGYPGGYLAGYPAAYGPLQYYPPLATAAAYYPAAAMQPAPVRPTIMVPNGFEGARFDGISQQVLPPPPPGVAANAAQLAAMAGHSVALSQKKGSFLGGGTEGGYTFW; from the exons CTTACCCCGTCGCACCTCATCCACCAACCGGCTTCGTGCCAGCGCCAGCTCAGCCTGCTACATATGGCG TTGCAGGAGCCTCGCCGTACGGGGTCTTCCCCAACCAGCCACAGCTCTACGCTACCCAGGGTCCGCCACCGCCAACGTATGATCAAACCCTCACTCATCCCATG ATGTACCAGCCTATGTATGGTCAAGGCTATCCGGGCGGTTATCTAGCTGGATATCCAGCAGCCTATGGACCACTTCAGTACTATCCTCCGCTAGCTACAGCTGCCGCCTATTATCCAGCAGCTGCGATGCAACCCGCCCCTGTTAGGCCAACGATAATGGTTCCT AACGGATTTGAGGGAGCAAGATTCGACGGAATCTCGCAACAAGTATtgccaccaccaccaccgggAGTAGCAGCGAATGCAGCGCAGTTAGCTGCCATGGCTGGTCACAGTGTCGCTTTATCGCAAAAGAAAGGTTCGTTCCTTGGAGGTGGAACAGAAGGTGGATATACGTTCTGGTAA